In Bdellovibrio bacteriovorus, the following are encoded in one genomic region:
- a CDS encoding formimidoylglutamase codes for MSWFHPIDKHLLFTKNDKEDPRLGECVQALPKVELDSLSQIDADFTVLGYPDDEGINLNGGRPGAQVAPLEIRRYLYKMTPHLKCKTLPRIVDLGDLVDREKPLAERHERARQVVKNLAQNHRRWISLGGGHDYGYCDGAGFVEAFKGDAVLINFDAHLDVRPTDKGFNSGTPFFRVLSEFKNDVNFAEIGLQNQCNSQAHFRWAENQGASLFTLDQVAEQGLLAVLKKFMAGKENKKVFLSVDIDAFNSMEAPGCSQSWTTGLKTAEFIPALNWLIEAHDVRGMGVYEVSPPLDQDNRTSKLAALLIHNFIFSNLMKA; via the coding sequence ATGAGCTGGTTTCACCCCATCGACAAACATCTGCTTTTTACAAAAAACGATAAAGAAGATCCGCGACTGGGCGAATGCGTCCAAGCTTTACCAAAAGTAGAACTTGATTCCCTGTCGCAAATAGATGCTGATTTCACTGTTCTAGGTTATCCCGATGATGAAGGCATTAACCTCAATGGTGGCCGGCCGGGCGCACAAGTAGCTCCTTTAGAAATTCGTCGTTACCTTTACAAAATGACTCCACATTTAAAGTGCAAAACTTTGCCACGTATTGTGGATCTTGGTGATCTTGTCGATCGCGAAAAACCTTTAGCCGAACGCCATGAGCGTGCACGCCAAGTGGTAAAAAACTTAGCACAAAACCATCGCCGCTGGATCTCTTTAGGCGGAGGTCATGATTACGGTTACTGTGATGGTGCTGGTTTCGTTGAAGCCTTTAAGGGCGATGCGGTTTTAATTAATTTTGATGCTCACTTAGATGTACGCCCGACCGACAAAGGTTTTAATTCCGGCACACCATTTTTCCGTGTGCTTTCAGAATTTAAAAATGATGTGAACTTTGCTGAAATCGGCCTCCAAAACCAATGCAATAGCCAAGCCCATTTTCGATGGGCCGAAAACCAAGGGGCCAGTCTCTTCACTTTAGATCAAGTGGCAGAGCAAGGTTTACTTGCGGTTCTAAAAAAGTTCATGGCCGGTAAAGAAAATAAAAAAGTTTTCTTAAGTGTCGATATTGATGCGTTTAACTCTATGGAAGCTCCGGGCTGCAGCCAGTCTTGGACAACAGGCTTAAAAACGGCCGAATTTATTCCGGCATTAAACTGGCTGATTGAAGCCCATGACGTTCGCGGCATGGGTGTTTACGAGGTCTCCCCGCCCTTAGATCAAGACAATCGCACAAGCAAATTAGCCGCCTTGCTCATTCATAATTTCATTTTCTCAAACCTCATGAAGGCTTAA
- a CDS encoding threonine aldolase family protein, with translation MKRGFGSDNHSGVHPKILKSLSEANIEHAPSYGTDEWTERAEKSFKNHFGEQTQVFFVFNGTAANVTALRALAKPYQAVFCSDVAHIHVDECGAPEFMAGLKLYPLRSVNGKITVEVLEKGYIRRGDQHYSQGQVVSLTQPTELGSVYSVEELKNIIAWAKERKILVHIDGSRLSNAVMYLKKSFKELTTDLGVDIVSFGGTKNGLMMGEAVVILNQELARDFKYIRKQSAQLPSKTRFIACQFEAYFKDNLWHDIATHAHTKALELYTAVRDITGVSVREVPQSNAVFVTLPPAWIKILRKDYFFYVWDEHSFECRFMTSWDTQSEDIQGLAKKMKEIRP, from the coding sequence ATGAAACGTGGATTTGGCAGCGACAATCACTCGGGCGTTCATCCGAAAATTTTAAAATCTTTATCTGAAGCAAATATTGAACACGCTCCTTCGTATGGCACCGACGAATGGACCGAACGCGCGGAAAAATCTTTTAAAAATCACTTCGGCGAGCAGACCCAGGTGTTTTTCGTATTTAATGGTACGGCGGCCAATGTCACGGCCTTAAGAGCTTTGGCCAAACCTTATCAAGCGGTTTTTTGTTCCGACGTCGCCCATATTCACGTGGATGAATGTGGAGCCCCTGAATTTATGGCCGGACTGAAACTTTATCCATTGCGGTCAGTTAACGGCAAAATCACGGTGGAAGTTTTAGAAAAAGGCTATATCCGCCGGGGGGATCAGCACTACTCCCAAGGACAAGTCGTAAGCCTGACTCAACCCACAGAACTTGGAAGTGTCTATTCTGTGGAAGAGTTAAAAAACATTATCGCCTGGGCTAAGGAAAGAAAGATCCTGGTGCATATTGATGGCTCTCGTCTTTCCAATGCCGTGATGTATTTAAAAAAATCCTTTAAAGAACTCACGACAGATTTAGGCGTCGATATTGTTTCTTTTGGTGGAACCAAAAATGGACTGATGATGGGCGAGGCCGTCGTCATCTTAAACCAAGAACTGGCGCGCGATTTTAAATATATTCGCAAACAAAGTGCACAGCTCCCCTCTAAAACGCGCTTTATCGCTTGTCAATTTGAAGCCTATTTTAAAGACAACCTTTGGCATGATATCGCGACACATGCTCACACCAAGGCCTTAGAGCTTTACACCGCAGTCCGAGATATTACCGGCGTGTCCGTGCGCGAAGTGCCACAAAGCAACGCCGTCTTTGTGACTTTGCCCCCCGCTTGGATTAAGATTTTACGCAAAGATTATTTCTTTTATGTTTGGGATGAGCACAGTTTTGAATGTCGCTTCATGACCTCATGGGACACGCAAAGTGAAGACATCCAAGGACTTGCAAAAAAAATGAAGGAGATCCGTCCATGA
- a CDS encoding tryptophan 2,3-dioxygenase family protein, producing MKYPPVHYHTYLGLDPLLTAQHRKSLEYGKPAHDEMLFIIVHQTYELWFKQILFELDAVLKIFAQNEIAETDMGFACARLERIVSILKLVIGQVDVLETMTPLDFLDFRDMLYPASGFQSFQWRLIETKLGLRTGDRLAYNQAPFFKSLTEEQQKLMLDVLDEPSLFDSLDKWLARTPFLQSKDYNFWDSYKKAVQTMFNDDIETVRGNPRLTEEDKKKNIEGLQNTLKSFDALFDETLFEKLRAEGQFRLSYKAWQAALLIQVYRDQPILQGPFRIIRALLDIDESMTTWRYRHALMAMRMLGQKIGTGGSSGHKYLAEATAKHKVFGDFFNLTTFFIPRSQIPPLPKAIADKMSFHY from the coding sequence ATGAAATACCCTCCGGTTCACTATCACACCTATTTAGGACTTGATCCTTTACTAACGGCCCAACACCGCAAAAGCCTTGAGTACGGAAAGCCCGCTCATGACGAAATGCTTTTCATCATCGTGCACCAAACTTACGAGCTGTGGTTTAAACAGATCCTGTTTGAATTAGATGCTGTTTTAAAAATCTTTGCCCAAAATGAAATCGCGGAAACGGACATGGGTTTTGCCTGCGCTCGTTTAGAACGTATCGTGAGCATCCTAAAACTAGTGATCGGCCAAGTGGATGTTTTAGAAACCATGACCCCGCTTGATTTTTTGGATTTCCGTGACATGCTTTACCCCGCTTCAGGCTTTCAAAGCTTCCAATGGCGCTTGATCGAAACAAAATTGGGTCTACGCACGGGCGATCGCCTGGCTTACAACCAAGCTCCGTTTTTTAAATCCTTAACTGAGGAACAACAAAAACTGATGCTAGATGTTCTTGATGAACCTTCGTTGTTCGACTCACTAGACAAGTGGCTGGCACGCACCCCTTTCTTACAATCCAAAGACTATAACTTCTGGGATTCTTATAAAAAAGCCGTGCAAACCATGTTTAACGACGACATTGAAACCGTGCGTGGGAACCCCCGCTTGACCGAGGAAGATAAAAAGAAAAACATCGAGGGCTTGCAGAACACGTTAAAAAGTTTTGATGCGCTTTTTGATGAGACGCTGTTTGAAAAATTGCGCGCCGAAGGACAGTTCCGTCTCAGTTACAAGGCTTGGCAAGCCGCCCTGTTGATTCAAGTTTATCGTGACCAACCTATTCTTCAAGGGCCGTTCCGCATCATTCGTGCGCTTTTAGATATTGATGAATCCATGACGACGTGGCGCTATCGCCACGCCTTGATGGCGATGCGCATGCTGGGGCAAAAAATTGGAACTGGGGGATCCAGTGGTCATAAGTATTTGGCCGAAGCCACCGCCAAACATAAAGTCTTTGGCGACTTCTTTAACTTAACCACATTCTTTATTCCCCGCTCTCAGATCCCGCCCTTACCTAAGGCGATCGCGGATAAGATGAGTTTTCATTATTAA